One window of the Chryseotalea sp. WA131a genome contains the following:
- a CDS encoding Rieske (2Fe-2S) protein codes for MKRRIFVKTIGLSTVACACGQLVSCSSNSTDPTPSNVDFTLDLSLSANAPLNSDGGSVTSQGIIIVRVSAGNFVALSRACTHQGTPVDFQAASNNFLCSNHGSTFSLNGTVTKGPAPSPLRKFNTSLTGTSLRVFS; via the coding sequence ATGAAGCGAAGAATATTTGTTAAAACAATCGGATTAAGCACAGTTGCTTGTGCCTGTGGTCAATTGGTTTCCTGCAGCAGCAATAGCACGGATCCCACACCCTCGAATGTTGATTTTACTCTTGACTTATCATTGTCGGCCAATGCCCCACTTAATTCAGATGGAGGCTCGGTTACTTCGCAGGGCATTATCATTGTTCGTGTTTCGGCAGGGAACTTTGTTGCCCTTAGCCGAGCTTGCACCCACCAAGGGACCCCGGTAGATTTTCAAGCAGCCTCCAACAATTTTCTTTGTTCCAATCATGGTAGCACCTTCAGCTTAAATGGAACTGTTACAAAAGGACCAGCCCCTTCACCACTAAGAAAGTTTAATACCTCGCTGACTGGAACAAGTCTTCGTGTTTTCTCTTGA
- a CDS encoding methyltransferase domain-containing protein, with amino-acid sequence MKLYRNLCVAVVEGLQQIFKEEKYADKVIEKILKSNPKWGGRDRRFIAETTYDIVRWYRLFKELAQAGDEDYWKLLGVWCIWNRTEFPDWEELAEVKPKRVRALYEELKSNRKLRESIPNWLDELGQQELGTAWEKELEALNEEAKVVLRVNTLKITRAELQKQLAEAEDIHTEAPVDFPDALLLEQRQNIFTRQQFKDGLFEVQDGGSQLIAPFLQVSPGMRVIDACAGAGGKTLHLASLMQSKGRIIALDTEEWKLEELKKRARRAGASNIETRVIESSKTIKRLENSCDRLLLDVPCSGLGVLKRNPDAKWKLNLDFIARVKDLQQHILTDYCTLVKPGGMLVYSTCSILPSENEEQVKRFLASHSSQFELVEQKTFLPSQGYDGFYMARLKRIG; translated from the coding sequence GTGAAACTATACCGTAATTTATGTGTGGCAGTGGTCGAGGGGCTTCAGCAAATTTTTAAAGAAGAGAAATATGCCGACAAAGTGATTGAAAAAATTTTGAAGAGCAACCCCAAGTGGGGCGGCCGCGACAGGCGCTTCATTGCCGAAACCACTTATGATATAGTGCGCTGGTATCGTTTATTCAAAGAATTGGCGCAAGCAGGTGATGAAGACTATTGGAAACTACTGGGTGTTTGGTGCATTTGGAACAGAACAGAATTTCCGGATTGGGAAGAACTGGCGGAAGTCAAGCCAAAGCGTGTACGCGCCTTATATGAAGAATTAAAGAGCAATCGCAAGCTAAGGGAATCCATACCCAATTGGTTGGATGAACTTGGCCAACAAGAATTGGGTACCGCTTGGGAAAAAGAACTGGAAGCGTTAAATGAGGAAGCGAAAGTAGTGCTGCGCGTAAACACATTAAAAATTACCCGTGCCGAATTGCAAAAACAATTAGCAGAAGCAGAAGACATTCACACGGAAGCACCTGTCGATTTTCCTGATGCACTTTTACTTGAGCAAAGACAAAATATTTTTACGCGTCAGCAATTCAAAGATGGATTGTTTGAAGTACAAGATGGTGGTTCGCAATTGATTGCTCCCTTTTTGCAAGTATCGCCCGGCATGCGCGTGATCGATGCATGTGCTGGCGCGGGAGGCAAGACGTTGCACTTGGCATCGCTCATGCAAAGCAAAGGAAGAATCATTGCACTCGACACCGAAGAATGGAAACTGGAAGAATTAAAAAAACGAGCGCGAAGAGCGGGTGCCAGCAACATTGAAACCCGTGTGATTGAAAGTTCCAAAACCATCAAGCGATTAGAAAATTCGTGCGACCGATTGTTGCTGGACGTACCGTGTTCAGGCTTGGGCGTATTAAAGCGCAATCCCGATGCGAAGTGGAAATTGAATTTGGATTTTATCGCTCGTGTAAAAGACCTTCAACAGCACATCCTTACCGACTACTGCACCTTGGTAAAACCGGGCGGCATGCTCGTGTATTCCACGTGCAGCATTCTGCCTTCTGAAAATGAAGAACAAGTAAAACGGTTTTTAGCAAGCCACTCTTCACAATTTGAATTGGTAGAACAAAAAACGTTTTTACCTTCGCAGGGCTACGATGGGTTTTATATGGCAAGGTTGAAGCGAATTGGGTAA